In the genome of Tropicibacter oceani, one region contains:
- a CDS encoding EcsC family protein → MSDFELVEAAIDLDREIDNLATRYRAAGNFGVQVLNVLNWPAEGLLERLPENARSKLETATVRGLEAAMSAASGSRSLVKDQKPWVNTATTTAVGIVGGMGGLATALAELPVTVTMLMRSVQAVAAEHGFNPDDEQTRKDALLVFAAAGPLKDAGGKPDLNFLSSRVTLTGVNVYIGIGLIAPRLAMVLGRKLAAQTIPVIGAATAAVTNYSYSGYYHEMGQVVFGLRALEEKTGTPFAELVELLSARLDG, encoded by the coding sequence ATGAGTGATTTTGAACTGGTGGAAGCGGCCATTGATCTGGACCGCGAAATCGACAATCTGGCCACGCGCTATCGCGCTGCCGGCAATTTCGGTGTGCAGGTTCTGAACGTGTTGAACTGGCCCGCCGAAGGCCTGTTGGAGAGGCTTCCCGAAAACGCCCGCAGCAAGCTGGAGACCGCCACGGTACGCGGGCTGGAGGCGGCGATGAGCGCGGCGTCAGGGTCGCGCAGCCTGGTCAAGGATCAAAAGCCCTGGGTCAACACCGCGACCACGACCGCCGTCGGGATCGTCGGTGGCATGGGCGGGCTGGCCACGGCGCTGGCCGAATTGCCGGTGACGGTGACCATGCTGATGCGGTCGGTTCAGGCGGTGGCCGCCGAGCACGGGTTCAACCCCGATGACGAGCAGACCCGCAAGGACGCGCTGCTGGTCTTTGCCGCGGCAGGGCCTTTGAAAGACGCGGGCGGCAAGCCGGATCTGAACTTTCTGTCGTCGCGGGTGACGCTGACGGGCGTGAACGTCTATATCGGGATCGGGTTGATCGCGCCGCGCCTGGCCATGGTGCTGGGCCGCAAGCTGGCGGCGCAGACGATTCCGGTGATCGGGGCGGCCACGGCGGCGGTGACGAATTATTCGTACTCGGGCTATTATCACGAGATGGGGCAGGTGGTCTTTGGCCTGCGCGCGCTTGAGGAAAAGACCGGCACCCCGTTTGCAGAGCTGGTCGAGCTGCTGTCGGCGCGGCTTGACGGTTGA
- a CDS encoding GNAT family N-acetyltransferase, protein MFTLAQELPQDWWEVEALYDSCFAPGRTLLSSYRLRDDVPPVPELCVLARDESGMIGGAIRYWPVMVGDWPALLLGPVAVHPTAQGEGLGGALVRETLARAGELGHDRVLLVGDAPYYKRFGFEHLEGVEMPPPTNPDRVLGYALTPGAWNGVQGEVTRMPQKG, encoded by the coding sequence GTGTTCACCCTTGCACAGGAACTGCCGCAGGATTGGTGGGAGGTCGAGGCCCTCTACGATAGCTGCTTTGCCCCGGGGCGGACTTTGCTGAGTTCGTACCGGCTTCGTGATGATGTGCCGCCGGTGCCCGAGCTTTGCGTGCTGGCGCGCGACGAAAGCGGCATGATTGGCGGCGCGATCCGCTATTGGCCGGTCATGGTGGGCGATTGGCCTGCGCTGCTGCTGGGGCCTGTGGCGGTTCACCCGACGGCACAGGGCGAAGGGCTGGGCGGCGCGCTTGTGCGCGAAACCCTGGCGCGGGCGGGCGAACTGGGCCATGACCGCGTGCTTTTGGTGGGCGATGCGCCCTATTACAAGCGGTTCGGGTTCGAACACCTGGAAGGGGTCGAGATGCCCCCGCCGACCAATCCGGACCGGGTTCTGGGCTATGCCTTGACCCCCGGCGCCTGGAATGGGGTGCAGGGCGAGGTCACGCGGATGCCGCAAAAGGGTTGA
- a CDS encoding DUF1178 family protein codes for MIQYSLRCDDGHQFDSWFQSAGAFDKLQAAGHVACAICGSSQVVKALMAPRVNHSDSETPAPRPSLSQPQSVAEQALAQLRAHVEANASYVGGSFAKEARAMHLGEAPERPIWGEARSDEAKALIDDGIPVAPLPFTPTRKSN; via the coding sequence ATGATCCAGTACAGTCTTCGATGCGATGACGGGCACCAGTTCGACAGCTGGTTCCAATCTGCCGGCGCCTTTGACAAATTGCAGGCCGCGGGCCATGTGGCCTGCGCCATCTGCGGATCATCCCAGGTGGTCAAGGCGTTGATGGCGCCGCGCGTCAATCATTCCGACAGCGAAACACCGGCCCCCAGGCCCAGCCTGTCGCAGCCCCAAAGCGTCGCGGAACAGGCGCTGGCGCAGCTCAGGGCGCATGTCGAAGCCAACGCCAGCTATGTCGGCGGCAGTTTCGCCAAGGAAGCGCGCGCCATGCACCTGGGCGAGGCCCCGGAACGCCCGATCTGGGGCGAAGCGCGCAGCGACGAGGCCAAGGCCCTGATCGACGACGGCATCCCGGTCGCCCCGCTGCCCTTCACACCGACGCGAAAAAGCAACTGA
- a CDS encoding aspartate kinase: MPVLVMKFGGTSVATLDRIRRAAKRVGVEVAKGYDVIVIVSAMSGETNKLVGFVEETSPLFDAREYDAVVSSGENVTAGLMALTLQEMDVPARSWQGWQVPVKTTNAHANARIEEIPTDNISAKFGEGMKVAVVAGFQGISPEGRITTLGRGGSDTTAVAFAAAFGAERCDIYTDVDGVYTTDPRICDKARKLDKIAFEEMLELASLGAKVLQTRSVELAMRYKVRLRVLSSFEEQSDEAGTLVCDEEEIMESNVVAGVAHSRDEAKMTLVSVADRPGIASAIFTPLAEAGVNVDMIVQNISEEGHTDMTFSCPTNQVARAEKAMKDAQKNGSIDFQEIIADEGVCKISVVGIGMRSHTGVAAKMFQVLAKEGINIKVITTSEIKISVLIDRKYMELAVQALHDAFDLDKAA; encoded by the coding sequence ATGCCCGTTCTTGTGATGAAATTCGGCGGCACCTCTGTCGCCACGCTGGATCGCATCCGCCGCGCCGCCAAGCGCGTCGGCGTCGAGGTCGCCAAAGGCTATGACGTGATCGTCATCGTCTCGGCCATGTCGGGCGAAACCAACAAGCTGGTCGGCTTTGTCGAGGAAACCTCGCCGCTGTTCGATGCGCGCGAATACGACGCCGTCGTCAGCTCGGGCGAGAACGTCACCGCCGGCCTGATGGCGCTGACCTTGCAGGAAATGGACGTTCCGGCGCGCAGCTGGCAGGGCTGGCAGGTGCCGGTCAAGACGACCAACGCGCATGCCAACGCCCGGATCGAGGAAATCCCGACCGACAACATCAGCGCCAAGTTCGGCGAAGGCATGAAGGTCGCCGTGGTCGCCGGTTTCCAGGGCATTTCCCCCGAGGGCCGCATCACCACGCTGGGCCGGGGGGGCAGCGACACCACCGCCGTGGCCTTTGCCGCCGCCTTTGGCGCCGAGCGATGCGACATCTACACGGACGTCGATGGCGTCTATACCACCGACCCGCGCATCTGCGACAAGGCCCGCAAGCTGGACAAGATCGCCTTTGAGGAAATGCTGGAACTGGCCAGCCTCGGCGCCAAGGTCCTGCAGACCCGCTCGGTCGAGCTGGCCATGCGCTACAAGGTCCGGCTGCGGGTTCTCAGCAGCTTTGAAGAACAATCGGACGAAGCAGGCACATTGGTCTGCGACGAGGAGGAAATCATGGAAAGCAACGTGGTGGCCGGTGTGGCCCATTCCCGCGACGAGGCAAAGATGACCCTCGTGTCCGTCGCCGACCGTCCCGGTATCGCCTCGGCGATTTTCACGCCCCTGGCCGAGGCCGGCGTGAACGTGGACATGATCGTTCAGAACATCAGCGAAGAAGGTCACACCGACATGACCTTTTCCTGCCCCACCAACCAGGTGGCGCGCGCTGAAAAGGCCATGAAAGACGCCCAGAAGAACGGCAGCATCGACTTTCAGGAAATCATCGCCGACGAAGGCGTGTGCAAGATTTCCGTCGTCGGCATCGGCATGCGCAGCCATACCGGCGTCGCCGCCAAGATGTTCCAGGTGCTGGCCAAGGAAGGCATCAACATCAAGGTCATCACCACCTCGGAAATCAAGATTTCCGTGCTGATCGACCGCAAGTACATGGAACTGGCAGTGCAGGCCCTGCACGACGCCTTTGACCTCGACAAGGCGGCCTGA
- a CDS encoding flavin reductase family protein: protein MFYRPEQGHGLPHNPFNAIVTPRPIGWISSRGADGRDNLAPYSFFNAVAYFPPQVMFSSTSAKPDRDGTKDSVGNIRETGVFCVNVVEYALRDAMNATSGPWARDVDEFELAGLDKAECETIPCARVAAAPANLECKLTQIVQLPGEANFAVFGEVTGIHMRDDCMTDGQFDVLKFNPLARMGYRDYSVVREVFELKRPGE from the coding sequence ATGTTCTATCGCCCCGAGCAAGGTCACGGCCTGCCCCACAACCCTTTCAACGCCATCGTGACCCCCCGGCCCATCGGCTGGATCTCGTCGCGCGGGGCGGATGGGCGCGACAACCTTGCGCCCTATTCCTTTTTCAACGCGGTCGCCTATTTCCCGCCGCAGGTGATGTTTTCCTCGACCAGCGCCAAACCTGACCGCGACGGCACCAAGGACAGCGTCGGCAATATCCGCGAAACCGGTGTGTTCTGCGTGAACGTCGTCGAATACGCCCTGCGCGATGCGATGAACGCCACCTCGGGACCCTGGGCGCGCGACGTGGACGAATTCGAGCTGGCCGGGCTGGACAAGGCCGAGTGTGAAACCATCCCCTGCGCCCGCGTCGCCGCCGCCCCCGCCAACCTCGAATGCAAGCTGACCCAGATCGTGCAATTGCCCGGAGAGGCGAACTTTGCCGTCTTTGGCGAGGTCACAGGCATCCACATGCGCGACGATTGCATGACCGATGGCCAGTTTGACGTGCTGAAATTCAACCCGCTCGCGCGCATGGGCTATCGCGATTACAGCGTGGTCCGCGAGGTGTTCGAGCTCAAACGCCCGGGCGAATAA
- a CDS encoding 3-deoxy-D-manno-octulosonic acid transferase has translation MKSSKEPLAVLIYRILLSLFSLAVLLRQPGKALRRARLGHGMAPAPGQHVWLHGASNGELASVRTVLDHLVAARPDLKWLITANTPTAVQMVTDWALPGVSARLAPLDLARVTARVLRDWQVVAHVSLESELWPHRFRLCPGPVILLGARMSQGTARGLGRLPGLSRAMLEHVTLAIAQDQGSLDRLTQLGLPQEARGPVVDLKALYLAPQGQTPDAALLAAFPRARTWLAASTHAGEDEIALDAHALALRHAPDLRLILAPRHPRRGDALESLIAARGLTCARRSKGQAPGTAQVYLVDTMGEMALWYALAGRVLVAGTLSDRGGHTPYEPAAFGAALLHGPDVVNHKAGFERLAQAQASVQINDAASLADALIALTSPEDQQRAGKAAQAALAQDIDLDGLCARLLDRLPASAQP, from the coding sequence GTGAAGTCCTCCAAGGAGCCCTTGGCAGTGTTGATCTACCGGATATTGCTAAGCCTTTTCTCTCTGGCCGTGCTTCTGCGCCAGCCCGGCAAGGCGTTGCGCCGCGCCCGTCTGGGGCATGGCATGGCCCCCGCGCCCGGCCAGCACGTCTGGCTGCATGGCGCATCAAACGGCGAGCTGGCCTCGGTTCGCACGGTGCTCGACCATCTTGTCGCCGCGCGCCCCGATCTGAAATGGCTGATCACGGCAAACACCCCGACGGCGGTGCAGATGGTCACGGACTGGGCCCTGCCCGGGGTCAGCGCCCGGCTTGCCCCGCTGGACCTGGCGCGGGTGACGGCCCGGGTGCTGCGCGACTGGCAGGTGGTGGCGCATGTCTCGCTCGAATCTGAGCTGTGGCCGCATCGTTTTCGCCTGTGCCCAGGTCCGGTGATTCTGCTGGGCGCAAGGATGAGCCAGGGCACCGCCCGTGGCCTGGGCCGCCTGCCCGGGCTGTCGCGCGCCATGCTGGAGCATGTGACCCTGGCCATTGCCCAGGATCAGGGCAGCCTTGACCGTCTGACGCAGCTGGGCCTGCCACAGGAGGCGCGCGGGCCGGTTGTCGATCTCAAGGCGCTGTATCTTGCGCCGCAGGGCCAGACGCCCGATGCCGCCTTGCTGGCCGCCTTTCCCCGCGCCCGCACCTGGCTGGCCGCCTCGACCCACGCGGGCGAGGACGAGATCGCGCTGGACGCCCATGCTCTGGCGCTGCGCCATGCCCCGGACCTGCGGCTGATCCTGGCCCCGCGCCATCCGCGCCGGGGCGACGCGCTCGAATCGCTGATCGCCGCACGCGGACTGACCTGCGCGCGGCGCAGCAAGGGTCAGGCGCCGGGCACCGCACAGGTCTACCTGGTCGATACCATGGGCGAAATGGCACTGTGGTATGCGCTGGCGGGGCGCGTTCTGGTCGCCGGCACGCTCAGCGACCGGGGCGGGCATACTCCTTATGAGCCCGCCGCCTTTGGCGCCGCGCTGCTGCACGGGCCGGATGTGGTCAACCACAAGGCGGGGTTCGAGCGGCTGGCGCAGGCGCAGGCATCCGTGCAGATCAATGATGCGGCGTCGCTGGCCGATGCGCTGATCGCCCTGACCAGTCCCGAAGACCAGCAAAGAGCCGGCAAGGCCGCGCAGGCGGCGCTGGCGCAGGACATCGACCTTGACGGGCTGTGCGCGCGGCTGCTGGACCGGTTGCCCGCGTCTGCGCAACCTTGA
- the ptsP gene encoding phosphoenolpyruvate--protein phosphotransferase has product MPDGLESESRKLLGRLRDTMAEEAAGQARLDKITHLTADSMGTEVCSIYLFRDPETLELCASQGLKPEAVHQTRMKLGEGLVGRTARTGKIVNTADAPSAPGFRYMPETGEEIYSSFLGVPIQRLGEKLGVLVVQSKQKREFTADEVYALEVVAMVLAEMTELGAFVGEGAALSARHTQPAMFRGAVGQEGTAMGHVWLHEPRVVVTNLVADDPEKELVRLNAAVDELRVSVDQMLEGADGDGDKDQMQVLEAYRMFANSKGWLRRMETDIARGLSAEAAVEKEQSQARARMNQVSDAYLRERLHDLDDLSNRLLRILTGQGRETGSAMPEDPILIARNIGPGELLEYGRKLKGVVLEEGSVGSHAAIVARALAIPLVIHAARITNEALNGDHIMVDGDQGIAHLRPDDTVVAAFVDKIAMQAKAQERYASIRDVDCVSADGVRISLQMNAGLMADLPSLDSSGAEGVGLFRTELQFLIRNQMPRRNELVSIYSRVIDAAQGKRVVFRTLDIGSDKVLPYMKPQDEPNPALGWRAIRVGLDKPGVLRMQLQALIRAAKGRPLTVMFPFIAQYSEFRDARAEMDKALARELKLGHATPQSVEIGAMLETPSLAYASQTFFEEVEFLSIGGNDLKQFFFAADRENERVRRRYDTLNVSFLTFLQDIVQRCEKTTTKLSFCGEDAGRPIEALCLAAIGITTLSMRPASIGPVKSLLMRTDLSAVRAVIDAARARGDQSVRQAVKDHLSQEGWALS; this is encoded by the coding sequence ATGCCCGACGGTCTTGAAAGCGAAAGCCGCAAACTTCTTGGACGGCTCAGGGATACCATGGCCGAAGAGGCCGCGGGCCAGGCCCGTCTGGACAAGATCACCCATCTGACCGCCGACTCGATGGGCACCGAAGTGTGCTCGATCTACCTGTTCCGCGACCCCGAAACGCTGGAACTCTGCGCCTCGCAGGGTCTCAAGCCCGAGGCCGTGCACCAGACCCGGATGAAACTGGGCGAAGGCCTGGTCGGCCGTACGGCGCGTACCGGCAAGATCGTGAACACCGCCGATGCGCCCTCGGCCCCCGGGTTCCGCTACATGCCCGAAACCGGAGAAGAGATTTACTCCAGCTTCCTTGGCGTCCCGATCCAGCGGCTTGGCGAAAAGCTGGGCGTGCTTGTGGTGCAATCGAAACAGAAACGCGAATTCACCGCCGACGAAGTCTATGCGCTTGAAGTGGTCGCCATGGTGCTGGCGGAAATGACCGAACTGGGCGCCTTTGTCGGCGAAGGCGCGGCGCTGTCGGCGCGCCACACCCAGCCGGCGATGTTCCGCGGCGCGGTCGGCCAGGAAGGCACCGCCATGGGCCACGTCTGGCTGCACGAGCCGCGCGTGGTGGTCACCAACCTTGTGGCCGACGACCCCGAAAAGGAACTGGTGCGCCTGAACGCCGCCGTGGACGAATTGCGCGTCAGCGTCGACCAGATGCTCGAAGGGGCGGATGGCGATGGCGACAAGGACCAGATGCAGGTTCTCGAAGCCTATCGGATGTTCGCCAACTCCAAGGGCTGGCTGCGCCGGATGGAAACCGACATCGCCCGCGGCCTGTCGGCCGAAGCGGCGGTGGAAAAGGAACAATCGCAGGCCCGCGCCCGGATGAACCAGGTGTCCGATGCCTACCTGCGCGAACGCCTGCACGATCTGGACGACCTGTCCAACCGCCTGCTGCGCATCCTGACCGGACAGGGCCGCGAAACCGGCAGCGCCATGCCCGAAGACCCAATCCTGATCGCGCGCAACATCGGCCCCGGCGAATTGCTGGAATATGGCCGCAAGCTCAAGGGCGTCGTGCTCGAAGAGGGTTCGGTCGGCAGCCATGCGGCGATTGTCGCGCGGGCGCTGGCGATTCCGCTGGTGATTCACGCCGCGCGCATCACCAACGAGGCGCTGAACGGCGATCACATCATGGTCGATGGCGACCAGGGCATCGCGCATCTGCGCCCCGACGACACCGTCGTGGCCGCCTTTGTCGACAAGATCGCCATGCAGGCCAAGGCGCAGGAACGCTATGCCTCGATCCGCGACGTTGATTGCGTGTCCGCCGATGGGGTGCGGATTTCCTTGCAGATGAACGCCGGTCTGATGGCTGACCTGCCCTCGCTTGACAGTTCTGGCGCCGAGGGCGTCGGGCTGTTCCGCACCGAATTGCAGTTCCTGATCCGCAACCAGATGCCGCGCCGCAACGAACTGGTCTCGATCTATTCGCGGGTCATCGACGCCGCCCAGGGCAAACGCGTGGTGTTTCGCACGCTGGACATCGGCTCGGACAAGGTGCTGCCCTACATGAAGCCGCAGGATGAACCCAACCCGGCGCTTGGCTGGCGGGCGATTCGTGTCGGGCTGGACAAACCGGGCGTGCTGCGGATGCAGTTGCAGGCGCTGATCCGCGCCGCCAAGGGCCGCCCCCTGACCGTGATGTTCCCCTTTATCGCGCAATACAGTGAATTCCGCGATGCGCGCGCCGAAATGGACAAGGCGCTGGCCCGCGAACTCAAGCTGGGTCATGCCACCCCGCAAAGCGTCGAAATCGGGGCGATGCTGGAAACCCCCAGCCTTGCCTACGCCTCTCAGACGTTTTTCGAAGAGGTCGAATTCCTGTCGATCGGCGGCAATGATCTCAAGCAGTTCTTCTTTGCCGCCGACCGCGAGAACGAGCGCGTGCGCCGCCGCTACGATACCCTGAACGTGTCCTTCCTGACCTTCCTTCAGGACATCGTGCAGCGCTGCGAAAAGACCACGACCAAGCTCAGCTTTTGCGGAGAGGACGCAGGCCGCCCGATCGAGGCGCTGTGCCTTGCGGCCATCGGGATCACGACGCTGTCGATGCGCCCTGCCTCGATCGGTCCGGTCAAAAGCCTGTTGATGCGCACCGATCTGTCGGCGGTGCGCGCGGTGATCGACGCGGCCCGCGCGCGCGGCGATCAAAGCGTGCGCCAAGCGGTCAAGGACCACCTGAGCCAGGAAGGCTGGGCCCTGTCCTGA